The nucleotide sequence CTGCTCGCTGCCGCCGGCCGGCTGGAGGCCGCCGCGGACGCCGCCGCGTCGTCGGCAGCGGCGAAGGAGGCGACAGCCCGCGCCGCCCTGGAGCTCGCCCGCGAGGCCGCCGACCTCCTGGACGCGCGCCACGCCGCCTCGTCCGCGCTCGCCGCCCTCGAGGCGGACGGCGACCAGGCCGAGGCGGACCGGCTCGCCCTCGCCGCCGCCGACCGCGCAGCCCCGGTGGCCGGGCTCCACGCGGCGGCCGTCGCCGCCACGACCGCCGTCGCCGAACGGCGTGCCCTCGCTCAGGAGGCCATCGAGGTCGTGCGCGGGACCGGCGCGGGCGACGGGTCACCCGCGTGGGTGCTCCCGACCGAGATCGACGGCGAGGCCTGGCAGGCGCTCGTCGACGAGGTCGCCGAGCGCGTGCGTACAGCCGTGGCGGGCGCCGAACGGCTGGCCGGGCTCGGTGCCGACCTCGAGCGCCTCACGCACCTCGTCGCCGGCAGGGGAGCCAGGGACGGTGCCGTCGCGGCCGCCCGCCGTGACGCCGACCACCGCCGGCGCGCACTCGAGGGGCTGCCCGCCCGGGTCCGCGCCGTCCAGCGCGAGCGCGAGACGGCCGTGCAGCTGGCGGCCGGCGCGAGCCAGGCGGAGGTCGAGGCCGCGCGCTACGCGAGGGCCGACCGCCTGCTCGACGAGCTCCTCGAGCAGGTCGGTGCGGTCGCCGACGCGGAGCGTGCCGAGCTCGACGCCAGGGCCGCCGCCCGCGCGGCCGAGAGCAGGTACGACGCCGTCCGGGAGGGCCGGCTGCGCGGCATGGCGGCGGAGCTCGCCACCTCCCTCACCGCGGGCGAGCCGTGCGCTGTGTGCGGTGCCACCGAGCACCCCGCGCCCGCGCGACCCGGCCCCGAACCGGTCGACGCCGGCACCGAACGCGTCGCCCGTGCGGCCGCCGACGACGCCCGCGCCGTCGCCGACCGCGTCACCGGACAGCTCGCGGACGCGCGCAGCTCCGCGGAGCGGACCCGTGCCGCGCTCGCCGAGGCGCTCGCGCCCGACGGGGAGGACGACGCCGTCCCGGCGCTCACCGACCTCGTCGCACCCGAGGGCGCCACCGGGCTCGACGCCCTGCGGGCCGAGGTGGCGCGGCGCAGCACGGCCGCCCTCGCACGGGGCGAGGAGTGCCGGGCCGCGCAGGTGCTCGTCGCGCACTGCGGCGAGCGGCTGGCCGCGCTCGATGCAGAGGAGGGCGAGCTCCGCGAGGGTCACGAGGCCGCGCGCCACGCAGAGCAGCACGCGGTCCACGAGGCGGCGACCGCCGAGAGCGAGGCCTCCCGGTTGGCCGCCGGGCTGGCCACCGACCTGGGTGTCGACGGAGTGCCGGCCGAGGGGTCCGGGGCCCCGGTCGAGGCGGAGACGCTCGTGCGCGTCGGGGAGGCCCTCGAGGAGGCACGGACCTCGGCGGCGGACGAGGAGGGGCGCGCCGACTCTGCGCTCACCGCCCTCCACGACCTCGCGTCCGCCGCCGGTCGCGAGCGCGCGGCGCGGGCGCACGCTCGCACCGCCGCCCACGACCACGGCTGGGAGGAGCCGGCCGAGGCGGCCGCCGCCGCCCGGCCCGCACCCTGGTGCGACACCACCCGGGCCCGGCTCGAGGACCGGGACCGGCGGTGCGCCGAGGAGCGTCGCCGCCTCACGGACGCCGACGCCCGGCTGACCGACCTCCTCGGACCCGAGGTGTTCGACGCAGCGGACGCCGCCGACGGCGGCGACGGGCCGGGCGAGGTCCTCGCAGCGGCCCGCTCGTGCGCGTCCGAGGTCCCCGTGCACGAGGCGGCGCTCGTCGCGGCCGGCAGGGCGCGCCGCGAGGCGGACTCGGCCGACGCCCGGGCCGCCGACCGGCACGCGGCGCTGCGCGTGTCCGTCCCGCGCCTCGTCGAGGCCGAGCGCGCCGTCGGGCCGCTGCGCGAGACCGCTCGCGAGGCGCGGCGTCTCGCCGACCTGTGCAGCGGCAGCAACGACAAGGGCATCCCCTTGTCCACGTACGTCCTCGCCGCGCACCTCGAGCACGTCGTGTCCGCCGCCAACGTCCGCCTCGGGCGGATGAGCGACGGTCGCTACGCGCTCGAGCACGTCGACGAGGGCGAGGATCGGCGGCGTCGGGCGGGACTCGGTCTCGCCGTCCTCGACGGCTGGACCGGCACGCGGCGCCCCGCCGGGACCCTGTCCGGCGGGGAGACGTTCCTCGCGAGCCTCGCCCTCGCCCTCGGGCTGTCCGACGTCGTCACGGCCGAGGCGGGCGGCACCCGGGTCGATGCCCTGTTCGTCGACGAGGGCTTCGGCACCCTCGACCCCGAGGCCCTCGACCGTGCGATGGACGTCCTCGACGGGCTGCGGGAGCACGGTCGCGTCGTCGGCATCGTGAGCCACGTCGACGAGCTGCGTCGCCGGCTGCCCACGCAGCTCCACGTGCACCGCGGGCGGGACGGCTCCTCCGTCGAGGTGCTGACGGCCGCGCTGCCCGGTTGACGGGTGGAACCCGTCACGATCAGGCGTGTTCCGCTGACA is from Aquipuribacter nitratireducens and encodes:
- a CDS encoding AAA family ATPase; protein product: MRPHRLRVTAFGPFPGRVEVDLDELSSGGPFLLHGPTGAGKTSLLDAIGFALFGRVPGARGQKQLRSHHAAPEQRTEVELWASLGDRAVHITRTPDQERPKTRGSGTTKDRASVAVEVARDLAGLERGDLVARWTGVQEANDELQQLVGMSHEQFFQVVVLPQGQFAQFLRATDDDRAAVLRRLFDTARFGAVEQRLKERARTLEQRCADAARACEVAAAHVSAHAGLSDEGPPDADRSGWGLDLLAAAGRLEAAADAAASSAAAKEATARAALELAREAADLLDARHAASSALAALEADGDQAEADRLALAAADRAAPVAGLHAAAVAATTAVAERRALAQEAIEVVRGTGAGDGSPAWVLPTEIDGEAWQALVDEVAERVRTAVAGAERLAGLGADLERLTHLVAGRGARDGAVAAARRDADHRRRALEGLPARVRAVQRERETAVQLAAGASQAEVEAARYARADRLLDELLEQVGAVADAERAELDARAAARAAESRYDAVREGRLRGMAAELATSLTAGEPCAVCGATEHPAPARPGPEPVDAGTERVARAAADDARAVADRVTGQLADARSSAERTRAALAEALAPDGEDDAVPALTDLVAPEGATGLDALRAEVARRSTAALARGEECRAAQVLVAHCGERLAALDAEEGELREGHEAARHAEQHAVHEAATAESEASRLAAGLATDLGVDGVPAEGSGAPVEAETLVRVGEALEEARTSAADEEGRADSALTALHDLASAAGRERAARAHARTAAHDHGWEEPAEAAAAARPAPWCDTTRARLEDRDRRCAEERRRLTDADARLTDLLGPEVFDAADAADGGDGPGEVLAAARSCASEVPVHEAALVAAGRARREADSADARAADRHAALRVSVPRLVEAERAVGPLRETAREARRLADLCSGSNDKGIPLSTYVLAAHLEHVVSAANVRLGRMSDGRYALEHVDEGEDRRRRAGLGLAVLDGWTGTRRPAGTLSGGETFLASLALALGLSDVVTAEAGGTRVDALFVDEGFGTLDPEALDRAMDVLDGLREHGRVVGIVSHVDELRRRLPTQLHVHRGRDGSSVEVLTAALPG